The Humulus lupulus chromosome 3, drHumLupu1.1, whole genome shotgun sequence genome window below encodes:
- the LOC133822668 gene encoding heavy metal-associated isoprenylated plant protein 20-like, producing the protein MGVLDHLSDYFTVDRPRKKRKAMQTVEIKVKMDCDGCERRVKNAVSSMKGAKQVEVNRKQSRVTVTGYVEPNKVLKKVKSTGKKAEFWPYVPYNLVAYPYVAQAYDKKAPSGYVKNVFQALPSPNAQDEKFVTMFSDENPNACSIM; encoded by the exons ATGGGAGTCCTCGACCATCTGTCGGATTATTTCACAGTGGACAGGCCAAGGAAGAAACGAAAAGCAATGCAG ACAGTTGAAATTAAGGTGAAAATGGATTGCGATGGCTGTGAAAGGAGAGTTAAAAATGCTGTCTCGTCCATGAAAG GAGCTAAACAAGTGGAAGTGAACAGAAAGCAGAGCCGGGTAACGGTGACGGGTTATGTGGAGCCGAACAAGGTGTTAAAGAAGGTGAAGAGCACAGGGAAGAAAGCCGAGTTCTGGCCTTATGTGCCGTACAACCTGGTGGCTTATCCATACGTGGCACAGGCATACGACAAGAAAGCACCGTCGGGTTACGTGAAGAATGTTTTTCAAGCACTCCCCAGTCCAAACGCACAAGATGAAAAGTTCGTCACCATGTTTAGCGATGAAAATCCTAATGCATGTTCCATCATGTAA